A single Plasmodium yoelii strain 17X genome assembly, chromosome: 10 DNA region contains:
- a CDS encoding PIR protein — protein MDHFMCIKFGTLRTFYPDELGKLTKYEFDNNGSISNYCPNVGSKNKCETDLDKIKAGFIWLFEQNIVSRISDLSTEQIDIFIIYIMIWFNYMLRLKSYNNTNNLNDFYTKYTEDNTHYNYCKKHNDDCTITLKSKLGYNNFKEIIDKKKDLLNISFEDMPKFYDAFKLLCNMYTEFNENDPKCTEYLKIANQFVEKYKELNENSDITEGSPYYQIWSTLSNDYDNFKKKCNDVNCNGFPLLPEIKTSQIPIKGSEEIVQNSEVTSSSPSIISKLIPVLSIFAAIPIFMGIGYKYSLFGFRKRSQKQHLREKLKKIKRMDH, from the exons atgGATCATTTcatg tgtatAAAATTTGGTACATTACGGACATTTTATCCAGATGAATTGGGCAAACTTACAAAATACGAATTTGATAATAATGGGAGTATTAGTAATTATTGCCCTAATGTAggttcaaaaaataaatgtgagACTGatctcgataaaattaaggCTGGATTTATATGGTTATTTGAACAAAATATTGTAAGTAGGATTAGTGATTTAAGCACAGAACAGATtgacatatttattatatacattatgatatggttcAATTATATGTTAAGACTAAAATCATATAATAACACCAACAAtctaaatgatttttatacTAAATATACAGAAGATAATACacattataattattgtaAAAAGCATAATGATGATTGTACTATTACATTAAAAAGTAAACTgggatataataattttaaggaaatcatagataaaaaaaaggatTTGTTGAATATTAGTTTTGAAGATATgcctaaattttatgatgcatttaaattattatgcaATATGTATACTGAATTTAATGAAAACGATCCAAAATGCACGGAATATTTGAAAATAGCTAATcaatttgttgaaaaatataaagaacttAATGAAAATTCTGATATTACTGAAGGTAGTCCCTATTATCAAATATGGTCtactttatcaaatgattatgataattttaaaaagaaatgtAATGATGTTAATTGTAACGGTTTTCCACTCCTTCCAGAGATAAAAACATCACAAATTCCTATAAAAGGTTCTGAAGAAATTGTACAAAATTCTGAAGTTACATCATCAAGTCCATCGATAATaagcaaattaattccagttTTGTCGATATTTGCTGCAATACCAATTTTCATGGGAATTggttataag tattcgttatttggatttcggaaacgatctcaaaaacaacatttaagagaaaagctaaaaaaaataaagagaatggatcattaa